The genomic interval CTTTTTGGAATGTTAAATCTTGATTGATATTCTTTATTATCTATTCTAAAGAACTTGTATCAACTTGGATGCGTCTGGAATGAGGTGATAAACATTACAGACTTATTGGAAGAATTTTGTTGTTCTCAAGCTATGTGCTTACTTCATCGTTATGTAAACTGTTTTCTTTTTGGTAAATGACACTTTTTGCCCCATAGTTTTCACTGAATCACACCTtaatatctcattttttaattttaacagttATTGCACTACACTTTTGAACTTTTGCTAGGTTAGCTTTATGTAAACACTTTTGAAATTTTGCTAGGTTAGCTTTATGTAAACATTGTTTGCTAAACACCCATTGCTGCATGGAATTACATTATTGCATGTTTGTATGGCATGATTGCCTGTTTGCACCCCATGTGGCAATGTTTGTTTAATGGACAAAGTTTGACAGACGGGTTGACTTCTCAAAAAATTGGAAGTGTTTATTGTTGATTGTTACAAGTAAAAAAATTGTCTTGGATTCGGAATCATTGGAGAGTACAATGGTGGAAACTGTAATGCCCTTGatctttgttaaaaaaaatgtgcaaactTTTCAAACAAAATGAGACTTAATTGTATTATTCCATGATATAATAAAGATTAGTTATGTCTAGTTAGAGTAGTATTATTATGATGGTTGAAACGCTTCCCTAGATTGTGATAACCAGTTTTTTATAATTAGAAGGATGACATCTTACTGTCATGTCTATGCTGAACACCAACCGGATAGATACACCTGAGAAGGACTAGAAGCATGATGTAGCTCCTGTAGTCGTATGATTCTCCAAAAAAGTGGAGGTTCAAATATCCACATAGGGGATAGCATTTTGCTGAAAACTTCCATTACTTACATATAGGTTCCGTATGTTTGCCTACCCTCTCTCCTTGTAGTGTTTATAATGGGTATGGTAAGGCTACCTCCTTGATTGGAGCTGAGAGAGGATTCCCCAAACTGTCATCCTGTTTATGCATGAGTTTTTAGTTAATTCATTATTTACAGGGTTAgagttcttttcctttcccccAGGGGCTAGTGTGAAGCATGTTTGTCTATGCATATTTGCATGATATACATATTGTAAATAAACATGATAGGGTGGCTAGCACTAATAttatcacacaaaaaaattGGGGAGAATGCATGGACACTGTTGTtgaaataagaacaaaatcaaGGATATCCAACTACCCACAAGACATTGGTAAAGACCTCTCCCTTGAAACCATAATAATAGTCCTTCATATGAACGTTTTGAATGTTTGCATATAATTGTCATACTACATATTTGTATACAGTGAATGCACTATAATTGTTCAGGACCTCTGCTCTGTTTGGTCACTGgaattaaatttgttaaatattcaaatttcaCTTTTCTTCCCAAATCTTGTTGCTTATATACTGAAGCAGAAGGcatattttaaatgttaattagTTTAGTGTGACTAGTTGCAATAATTATGATATTGGTAGTGTAACCATAAGGAGCCGTTTGCATACAGTGAATGCACTATAATTGTTCAGGACCTCTGCTCTGTTTGGTCACTGGAATTAAAGttgttaaataaatattcaaatttcaCTTTTCTTCCCAAATCTTGTTGCTTATATACTGAAGCAGAAGGCATATTTTAAATGCTAATTAGTTTAGTGTGACTAGTTGCAATGATTATGATATTGGTAGTGTAACCATAAGGAGCCGCAAAAATTTTGGAGTTGTTTTGGACTTCATGCTTCATTGTATTCCTCAGTAGTTGTGGAGttggaatgaaaattttgaagcaTAGAATACACGTCAAAAAgtaaaaacagaaaatgaaaattgaaacaatCCAAACCATTCCTTTTCTCAAAATCCACATTTTCTGTAAGTGTGAACTCCTTGCTCAAATCCTAAATCtcaatttctttcctttcctttatttagttttgcattattttgtaattattaaatttaaacgtttttttttaatattttaaatgttaataattatCAATCTTATAGTCaaatttctttcctttcctttatttagttttggattattttgtatttatgaaatttgggcattttgttttaatattttaaatgttaataattaCCAATCATATAGTCCTTGAACAtggatgatattttattttataatttgaaccAATAGTTTGACCAATGAAGCACCTGTCAAACCAATGAAGCAATACCCCGGCCAGTTTGATAAACTGGTTCGGTTTTAATAACTATGCCTCGAACATTCCAGTGCAGCACTTGCCATACTTGTACAGTTGTACTTGTCATTTATAGTCACATCATAAGCGCATTTTTAGGCTTTCTTTACTGCTGCTCGATcaatttttggtttatttaaaacAGCGAAGACTTGTCTTGACCCTACAATGTTATGccctttcattttgtttatcattttattttgttcattctCATCTAATCTctcccttcatttttttttttttgtattattcagCATAAACACAGTTTACTACATGGCACCTTTTGCTACCATGATCTTAGCGATGCCTGCACTAGTACTTGAAGGATCTGGAGTTATCCAATGGTTTCAGTTGCAAACATCTCTTTTCTCTCCTCTCGTTATTATTTTTGGCTCTGGAGTACTGGCTTTCTGCCTTAACTTCTCAATCTTTTATGTGATTCATTCTACAACTGCAGTGACGTTTAATGTTGCTGGAAATCTGAAGGTGAGATAAAGCGCAAATAGGTTCCTCTGAAGCTTAGATTGCTTTTTGTATTCCCATTAAGGCTTTTGTTGTGTTCATGGTTGACGTTGTCATGCCTGTTCCTAAAGTGAtcgcacacgcacacacacacacacatatatatatatattctaatttaTGATCTCATGGGTTATCATCAACATTGTTCTACAAGCATATGTTTTCTGATCTTGTTGGCACATGTTAAAGTGTCATCACACTAAATTCTAGTTTGTAAATACATGAATGCCTGAAACAATCAAATTTATCTGGTATAGTCAAATGCTTGGCCTTCAAGGTCTGATGCTTCATTTTTACTCAAGTATGTTCTGCTGTCTACTCCTCACAGGTTGCGGTTGCTGTCACGTGCTCGTGGCTGATATTCCGAAACCCAATTTCTCCCTTGAATGCCTTTGGATGTGGAATCACGCTTGTGGGATGTACGTTTTATGGCTATGTCAGGCAGAAAATTTCCCATCAGGCACCGGGAACGCCCCGCACGCCCAGGACTCCACGGAGCATCAAGGAATTGATTCCTTTGGTAAGCGATAAATTAGATGATAAGGTTtaaatgttgttgttgtagcagCAGCAGTAGTCGTCATATGGATAAGGAGTTATACAAGCAAGAGGGacagcaccccccccccccccccccccccccattctTTTGCTAATTTAACTTTTGAGTTAGATGAATGGAAATGAAGTATAGATGAAGTTTCCCCTTCTCTCCTCGAAATTTCAATCCTGTTCGCATTCTTGTTTTTTATTAGCTTAGAAAATATGGTATTTGGGGCACCGAGTCCTAGTACTCACTGTTGGATGCAATTTTATTATGGCTGTGGCTGTGGCTGGGGCATCATATATCGTTGGGACAGGACAGAAACTTGACCCTAAAATGTTTGCTTTGTGTGGgcaattttgattgtttgaaATACTAGTAGTTTCTTTGTATGGCATAGTAAACGATTAGATGATGGCTATTGGCTACTGTATGTAGAGTTGTTTTAGCCGGATTGATTTTATTGTGTGACAGTGTGTTCCTTTTGGTTTAAATTgtgtattattaaataattattagattgtgtattattttaaattgtgtattattaattattaaatatattttgactttgCACCAAGCCCCGTGAAGGTGGGAATGAGAATCCGAAGGATGATGATGGGTTGGGTTAGTTTGCCGtggttttatttgaaaattgagaataaaaCGAGTCTCTTCTTGGCTTTCAAGAGTTAGgaaggattttttattttcaacaaaactatagttttatttttgctagacaaattatatatgattttacgACGAGTTTGTAAACCCTCAATttcttgtctttttatttttggtttggaTGGTAAACACTCCTCCAAACAGATCCCAAATTCAAAACTCTAATTCTTTCAATAATTTTGGATTTGGGTATTTTGATTTAGGGTTTATCTGgttggtcatttttttttacttaaattttaacttttttaggcgtttgattgattaaaatttttataagaaatatttttgaacttgtCGTTTTGTGATGctcttttttaacttttactaGAATTGATCTTTTTACGAGTAAtacattttttcatgaaaatgaaaaaaactcACCCATCACAACTTCTTCCCCTTTCACAACCGCCCACTAACGGAGAATAGAAGAGAAGGCCAGATTTGGCAGTTGCAGCGGCCATCGGCAATCAGACGCGTTGCAAGAGGCTGATGGCAGCAGCAGCCACGGCGATGGCAGTGGCGGCCAATCAAggggagggggggaggggggaggcaTGGAGGAGACAGGTTTGGAgaggaaattttttaaaaaataattataatcaaacatcaaaattaaaaattatgataatttttaaattaaaaattaaattaatcaaacatccttaattataatttgtatacaaataatttttaaacaattaaacttaTTATCTTTTCATAGAAGTTGGATGCTTGCAATGAATTGCACCCTTAGTGTTAGCATCAGTTTGGAATTTGGGGTATCTTTTGGTTTTCTCAACTCTGAAACACTCTGTGTAACACTGAAATGTGCCAACTggaactgagagagagagagagagagttgggggGACTGGCATTGATAGAGAATAGATCTGGTCAGAAGTAATATAATTCAGAGTAAGATTAAGACTACAAACTACAATCagattttcttcctcctcctcccaCACAAATACTCCTCTCCTATGGTTTTATGATACAACTAACAATAACAAGCTTCTTATCATGATCTGAGATCTCACAACACTACAATGAGCCAATGAAGCTTTGGGTTTATGATCACTACGTGTACTAAGCCAAGAGCCAGAAATTCTTCTGCCACCTGGTGCTGATGAGGTACCCACCCACGCCCTTGCTCTGCTTCCTCACCCCTATCGTCAGGCACTCCACACTGTTTATACACTGCTCCACAAACTCCTCTCCGGCGCCGCCGCCTCCCCCGCACAAACTGATACATATATACATCATCAGTGTCATGACACACATTCTgatcaaatacacacacacacacacatgtatcgAAGGGTTCAAGTTAAATGAATAGTGGAATACCGACTGACTCACCAAGAGATGAGGGGAGAGGGCTTCTTTTGCCCCAAAACCAGCACAGACACCTCCAACTTCTTCACTTGGCTCAGCACTGTGCCCAGCCTTGGCCCTTGTATCACCAATGCTTCCACTTCCACCTGCCATTCAAATCCTCATTTCCATTCAACCCTTCCAACACACAGATCAGTTCATAGAAAACAGAAAAGCCAACTGcaacttttattattattattaattttattttttgggtaacATTGATTATGTCACTTGCGACCTAACGGGTTTTCAAACCCGAGACCTTAGACTCACCAACACGTTCGTTACAATTTAGCACAAGACAGATAAATCTGAAGAAGAAGGAATGGGATCTGTGGATCAGAGTCCCAAATCAGATGTATGAATCAGAAAATGTGTAGATCTATGAAACaaacatgaatatatatacctCAGGCTTGCAATGTTTGCAGAGAGAGCCAAGGGAGCTCGCAAGGAAAGTGGAAGAGGattcagaagaagaagaaggagggatGATGTGGAAGAGAGTGAGGAGATCACCCTTGTTGGCAACATGGGTGAGAGCCCATATCATGGCATGCTTTGAGTGGGAGGATTcatccaccaccaccatcacccTCTTCCTCATCGACGCCCCGCCGCCGCACATGCTCAGCCCCTCCATTTGCCGGAAACTCCCCTCACAGCCGGAGGTGGTGGTGTTGCTTGCAGTATCACTAGCCCACCTCCTGGATGTTGATTTCCAACCTTCCTTCCCACTAAGCTGCCTCAAAAATGAACCTGAACTTGGCATTTTCTTGCACCCTCTTTCCTCCTGCTTTCACTCTCACCTCTGGCTCTAAATGTCTCTATTCTTTATATAGAGAGAGACAGTTCCAAAACGGGTTTTCTTTAATATCAAGAAGCAAGCCCAGGGAGAGATATAATGGGTGGGTGAGGGTAAAATGGGGCAACTGCTCTACattacatgtgtatatatatatatatatagagagagagagagagagagagagagagagggggggggagggggtggaTATTAATgatgaacccccccccccccccccccccccaaaaaaaaaaaaaaaaaagagggggatGATTTTGATTAACCTTTTTTTGCAGGTATAGTCACGGGAATCACTGCAGAGTTTTGGCCCTTAACGGCAAATGACAATGGAAAGCACATCACTATAGGCTGGTTATGATGATGAAATGGTGGATCCTTTGTGCCATCTTTTCATATTAGATCAGATTCTCTCCTCTCCtgcatattttataaatgttcCCCATGATACATGATCTTTCTTTCTTGGCTTATCAAGCTCTGCCCTCTACGCTCTATCCCTACTACAGtcatcatgatcatcatcaCACTGTACACATCATCTTCCATCATAACACAccaactttttatatttttata from Diospyros lotus cultivar Yz01 chromosome 8, ASM1463336v1, whole genome shotgun sequence carries:
- the LOC127808168 gene encoding uncharacterized protein LOC127808168, which encodes MPSSGSFLRQLSGKEGWKSTSRRWASDTASNTTTSGCEGSFRQMEGLSMCGGGASMRKRVMVVVDESSHSKHAMIWALTHVANKGDLLTLFHIIPPSSSSESSSTFLASSLGSLCKHCKPEVEVEALVIQGPRLGTVLSQVKKLEVSVLVLGQKKPSPLISCLCGGGGGAGEEFVEQCINSVECLTIGVRKQSKGVGGYLISTRWQKNFWLLA